One Streptosporangium sp. NBC_01495 DNA window includes the following coding sequences:
- a CDS encoding (2Fe-2S)-binding protein, whose amino-acid sequence MRVTFTVNGRRETADDVWEGESLLYVLRERVGLPGSKNACEQGECGSCTVYLDGIPVCACLVAAGQAEGRQVRTVEGLADGDRLDPIQEAFVECGAVQCGFCTPGLLVQAHDLIERVARPSDAEIREALAGNLCRCTGYEKILDAVRLAAARKAAAS is encoded by the coding sequence ATGCGTGTCACCTTCACCGTCAACGGCCGCAGGGAGACCGCCGACGACGTCTGGGAGGGCGAGAGCCTCCTGTACGTCCTGCGCGAGAGGGTCGGCCTGCCGGGTTCCAAGAACGCGTGCGAGCAGGGCGAGTGCGGCTCCTGCACGGTCTATCTCGACGGGATCCCCGTCTGCGCGTGCCTGGTCGCGGCCGGACAGGCCGAGGGACGCCAGGTCCGCACCGTCGAGGGGCTCGCCGACGGCGACCGGCTCGACCCGATCCAGGAGGCCTTCGTCGAGTGCGGCGCCGTCCAGTGCGGCTTCTGCACCCCCGGCCTCCTCGTCCAGGCCCACGACCTGATCGAACGGGTCGCGAGGCCGTCCGACGCGGAGATCCGCGAGGCCCTGGCGGGCAACCTGTGCCGGTGCACCGGCTACGAGAAGATCCTCGACGCCGTACGCCTCGCCGCGGCGCGGAAGGCGGCGGCCTCGTGA
- the thiS gene encoding sulfur carrier protein ThiS gives MNVTINGTAHELPPGATVAQAVQRLTGVRSGVAVAVNDEVVSRGAWESTALAEADRVEVLTAVQGG, from the coding sequence ATGAACGTGACCATCAACGGGACCGCGCACGAGCTGCCCCCGGGGGCGACCGTCGCACAGGCCGTGCAGCGGCTGACCGGCGTGCGGAGCGGGGTGGCCGTCGCGGTGAACGACGAGGTCGTCTCGCGCGGCGCCTGGGAGTCCACGGCGCTCGCGGAGGCCGACCGCGTCGAGGTGCTCACCGCGGTTCAGGGAGGTTGA
- the pknB gene encoding Stk1 family PASTA domain-containing Ser/Thr kinase yields the protein MDTTLTDPLVGKLLDGRYRVESRIARGGMATVYLALDVRLDRTVAVKVMHRSLAEDPAFVRRFIGEAKSVASLSHPNVVHVFDQGTDGDNVYLSMEYVPGRTLRDVLRARGRLPAREALEVMIPVLAALGAAHQSGLIHRDVKPENVLLADDGRVKVVDFGLARAIEASNQTRTGVMIGTIGYMSPEQVTSGGADARSDVYAAGIMLFELLTGRQPYEGETPMSVAYRHVHDTVPVPSALLPGSSPLLDTLVARATARDPANRPADATALLVAAVEAHRMLPRESGPVPSVPVGPPHGHETAAPAPPAPANHTLIQPRTELLTGQAGDRQVAGPRARKGSGARWFLIGLAVVMVIAVGVTGWLFSQNTSIVVPATLVGKNVTTATGEAKQRGFTVETGKAEHDEKAPKGTVLRTDPVAGTEAEPGSKLTLIPSAGPKRVAVPNVVGMTEPQARSKLAESSLLVDDIRKLPSETVPRGQVMRTIPAVGNPVKENSKVDLVVSAGLVMPDVRGMPRDQADGVLRGAGFTPEFVEQTDSAQPCTVIAQDPQPKAEIDRGAVVRLTLSQCSSEWRWPWEREGEIPPGDNGGNVVVVPNIVFKDYRAARDELRAAGVTVKLKRTLGKGRVLAQIPPGGQTVPPGTEVTIWY from the coding sequence GTGGACACGACGCTTACGGACCCCCTGGTCGGGAAACTCCTCGACGGGCGTTACCGCGTTGAGTCCCGGATCGCCCGGGGCGGAATGGCGACCGTCTATCTGGCCCTGGACGTCCGGCTCGACCGCACGGTCGCCGTCAAGGTGATGCACCGCTCGCTCGCCGAGGACCCCGCCTTCGTGCGGCGCTTCATCGGCGAGGCCAAGTCGGTGGCCAGCCTGTCGCACCCCAACGTGGTGCACGTGTTCGACCAGGGCACGGACGGCGACAACGTCTACCTCTCGATGGAGTACGTGCCGGGGCGGACCCTGCGCGACGTGCTCCGCGCCCGGGGCAGGCTGCCCGCCCGCGAGGCGCTGGAAGTCATGATCCCCGTCCTCGCCGCGCTGGGCGCCGCCCACCAGTCCGGCCTGATCCACCGGGACGTCAAGCCGGAGAACGTGCTGCTCGCCGACGACGGCCGGGTCAAGGTCGTCGACTTCGGCCTGGCCCGCGCGATCGAGGCGAGCAACCAGACGCGCACGGGTGTCATGATCGGCACCATCGGCTACATGTCGCCCGAGCAGGTGACCTCTGGGGGCGCCGACGCCCGCAGCGACGTCTACGCGGCCGGCATCATGCTGTTCGAGCTCCTGACCGGCCGCCAGCCGTACGAGGGTGAGACCCCGATGTCGGTGGCCTACCGGCACGTGCACGACACGGTGCCCGTGCCCTCGGCGCTGCTGCCCGGCTCTTCCCCGCTGCTCGACACCCTGGTGGCCAGGGCGACGGCCCGCGATCCAGCGAACCGCCCGGCGGACGCCACCGCGCTGCTGGTCGCCGCCGTCGAGGCACACCGGATGCTGCCCAGGGAGAGCGGCCCGGTGCCGTCCGTCCCCGTCGGCCCGCCGCACGGCCACGAGACGGCGGCGCCCGCGCCTCCCGCCCCGGCCAACCACACGCTGATCCAGCCCCGCACCGAGCTGCTCACCGGCCAGGCCGGCGACCGCCAGGTGGCCGGCCCCAGGGCACGCAAGGGGTCAGGTGCCCGCTGGTTCCTGATCGGGCTGGCCGTGGTCATGGTGATCGCGGTGGGGGTGACCGGCTGGCTGTTCTCGCAGAACACCTCCATCGTGGTGCCCGCCACCCTGGTGGGCAAGAACGTCACGACCGCCACCGGCGAGGCCAAGCAGCGCGGCTTCACGGTCGAGACGGGCAAGGCCGAGCACGACGAGAAGGCTCCCAAGGGGACCGTGCTGCGCACCGATCCCGTGGCGGGCACCGAGGCCGAGCCGGGGAGCAAGCTGACCCTCATCCCCTCGGCCGGGCCCAAGCGGGTGGCGGTGCCCAACGTGGTGGGCATGACCGAACCGCAGGCCAGGAGCAAGCTGGCGGAGTCCTCCCTCCTCGTCGACGACATCAGGAAGCTGCCCAGCGAGACCGTGCCGCGCGGCCAGGTGATGCGGACCATCCCCGCCGTGGGAAACCCGGTCAAGGAGAACAGCAAGGTCGACCTGGTCGTGAGCGCGGGCCTGGTCATGCCGGACGTCAGGGGCATGCCCCGCGACCAGGCCGACGGGGTGCTGCGCGGGGCGGGCTTCACCCCCGAGTTCGTCGAGCAGACCGACTCCGCCCAGCCGTGCACCGTCATCGCCCAGGACCCGCAGCCCAAGGCCGAGATCGACAGGGGCGCCGTGGTCCGGCTCACCCTGTCGCAGTGCAGCAGCGAATGGCGCTGGCCCTGGGAGCGCGAGGGCGAGATCCCGCCGGGCGACAACGGCGGCAACGTCGTGGTGGTCCCGAACATCGTGTTCAAGGACTATCGGGCGGCGAGAGACGAGCTGCGCGCCGCCGGGGTCACGGTGAAGCTGAAGCGCACCCTGGGCAAGGGCAGGGTCCTGGCCCAGATCCCGCCGGGCGGCCAGACGGTCCCGCCCGGCACCGAGGTCACCATCTGGTACTGA
- a CDS encoding glycerate kinase, producing the protein MSESSGHVVIAPDKFKGSLTGAEVAARVAAGLGPGVATVALPVADGGDGTVDAVVACGFTRVEVEVIGPVGEPVLASYAWRDASSPEDAPPGGDVPTAVVELAEASGLRRLPVASGPAAPAGSPAHEGVELAPLTATSHGTGDLIAHAVRRGARRVVLGLGGSACTDGGVGMMRALGVRFLDAGGRELPFGGAALLDLEKIDTSGLIAIDGVEFVVAGDVDNPLLGPHGAAAVYGPQKGAGPDDVRLLDRALARLAAVAAHTHGLVGAIEHDGVVRSMGVAGRPGAGAAGGVGFAALAFLAADFRPGIDYLLELLGFRDRLEGARLVVTGEGSLDEQTLRGKAPAGVASAAAKAGVPVVAVCGRRSLGDEELNAAGITAAYALTDIEPDPAVCMSQAGPLLERLARRVAERHL; encoded by the coding sequence TTGTCTGAGTCGTCGGGACACGTCGTGATCGCCCCGGACAAGTTCAAGGGCTCGCTGACCGGCGCCGAGGTCGCCGCGCGGGTCGCGGCGGGCCTCGGGCCCGGCGTCGCCACGGTCGCGCTGCCGGTGGCCGACGGCGGTGACGGCACCGTGGACGCGGTCGTGGCCTGCGGGTTCACCCGCGTCGAGGTCGAGGTCATCGGTCCCGTCGGTGAACCGGTCCTCGCCTCCTACGCCTGGCGCGACGCCTCCTCGCCCGAGGACGCCCCTCCGGGAGGGGACGTGCCGACGGCGGTCGTCGAGCTGGCCGAGGCATCCGGCCTGCGGCGGCTGCCGGTCGCCTCCGGGCCCGCCGCCCCGGCGGGATCCCCCGCGCACGAGGGCGTCGAGCTGGCCCCGCTCACCGCGACCAGCCACGGCACCGGAGATCTGATCGCCCACGCCGTACGGCGCGGGGCCCGGCGGGTCGTGCTCGGTCTCGGCGGCAGTGCCTGCACCGACGGCGGCGTGGGCATGATGCGGGCGCTCGGCGTCCGCTTCCTGGACGCCGGGGGACGGGAACTCCCCTTCGGGGGAGCGGCCCTCCTCGACCTGGAAAAAATCGATACGTCCGGACTTATTGCGATTGATGGTGTCGAGTTCGTCGTCGCGGGCGACGTGGACAACCCGCTGCTCGGCCCGCACGGCGCCGCCGCCGTGTACGGACCGCAGAAGGGCGCGGGTCCCGACGACGTGAGGCTGCTCGACCGGGCCCTCGCCCGGCTCGCCGCCGTCGCCGCGCACACCCACGGCCTGGTCGGGGCCATCGAGCACGACGGCGTCGTCCGCTCGATGGGCGTGGCGGGGCGGCCGGGCGCGGGCGCCGCGGGGGGAGTGGGCTTCGCCGCGCTGGCCTTCCTGGCGGCCGACTTCCGTCCCGGCATCGACTATCTCCTGGAACTGCTCGGCTTCCGCGACCGGCTTGAGGGCGCCCGCCTGGTCGTCACCGGCGAGGGCTCGCTCGACGAGCAGACGTTGCGCGGCAAGGCGCCCGCCGGGGTCGCGAGTGCCGCGGCCAAGGCGGGGGTCCCGGTCGTCGCGGTCTGCGGGCGCCGCAGCCTCGGCGACGAGGAGCTGAACGCGGCGGGCATCACGGCCGCCTACGCGCTCACCGACATCGAGCCCGACCCGGCCGTGTGCATGTCCCAGGCGGGCCCGCTGCTGGAGCGGCTCGCCCGCAGGGTCGCGGAAAGGCACCTTTGA
- the alc gene encoding allantoicase — translation MTESTEFTALPDLALRTLGGSVIAANDESFAERESLIRPGRPGFMPHTFGAKGQVYDGWETRRRREPGHDWALVRLGMPGVIRGVVIDTAWFKGNYPPYASVEAAEVEGYPTVAELEAADWVEIVPRSGLKGDAEHLFAVSGERRHTHVRLNMFPDGGIARLRVHGEVRPDLSLYEGLGLDLAALENGALVTACSNEFYSSPNNAISPGLARHQAEGWETARRRDGGNDWLVIRLAGSGVVGLVEIDTTNLVFNAPAEVSVTGTADGVTWFPLLPRTRLLPDTRHRFRVRDAPAATYARVDIYPDGGLARVRLHGFLTG, via the coding sequence TTGACCGAGTCGACCGAATTCACCGCACTGCCCGACCTCGCCCTGCGCACCCTCGGCGGCTCGGTCATCGCGGCCAACGACGAGTCCTTCGCCGAGAGGGAGAGCCTCATCAGGCCGGGCCGCCCCGGCTTCATGCCGCACACCTTCGGGGCCAAGGGCCAGGTCTACGACGGCTGGGAGACCCGCAGGCGGCGCGAGCCGGGCCACGACTGGGCCCTGGTCAGACTCGGCATGCCCGGGGTGATCAGGGGCGTCGTGATCGACACCGCCTGGTTCAAGGGCAACTACCCGCCGTACGCCTCCGTCGAGGCCGCCGAGGTCGAGGGCTATCCGACGGTCGCCGAGCTGGAGGCGGCCGACTGGGTGGAGATCGTTCCCAGGAGCGGCCTCAAGGGGGACGCCGAGCACCTCTTCGCGGTGTCCGGCGAGCGCCGCCACACGCACGTGCGGCTGAACATGTTCCCCGACGGGGGCATCGCCCGCCTGCGGGTGCACGGCGAGGTCAGGCCCGACCTGTCCCTGTACGAGGGGCTCGGCCTGGACCTGGCCGCCCTGGAGAACGGCGCCCTCGTCACCGCCTGCTCCAACGAGTTCTACTCCTCGCCCAACAACGCCATCTCACCCGGCCTGGCCCGCCATCAGGCCGAGGGCTGGGAGACCGCCCGCCGCCGCGACGGTGGCAACGACTGGCTGGTGATCCGCCTGGCGGGCTCCGGCGTCGTCGGCCTCGTCGAGATCGACACCACCAACCTGGTGTTCAACGCCCCCGCCGAGGTCTCCGTCACGGGCACCGCGGACGGCGTCACCTGGTTCCCGCTGCTGCCCAGGACCCGCCTGCTGCCCGACACCCGGCACCGCTTCCGCGTCCGGGACGCGCCTGCGGCCACGTACGCCAGGGTGGACATCTACCCCGACGGCGGCCTGGCCAGGGTCCGCCTGCACGGTTTCCTCACCGGCTGA
- the thiO gene encoding glycine oxidase ThiO has product MAHHFDLLVVGGGVIGLSVAWRAARRGLRVALADPAPASGASHAAAGMLAPVSEVTYTEEPLLRLGLASLERWPAFAAELADASGHDLDYRTDGTLDVAFGSDDLAALDDLAAFTAKLGLPAERLTGRECRRLEPMLAPAVRGGLLAGGDAWVDPRRVTSALLAALERAGGVLVRDRAAELLTTSGRATGVRLPSGETVGADLVILAAGAWSGSLEGVPPEALPPVRPVKGQIMRLRSPAPILRRCVRGVVHGSHVYLVPRGDGETVLGATQEEMGFDTRVTAGGLWELLRDARELVPGVTELEVAEVAAGLRPGTPDNLPLIGPTVVPGLHLATGHHRGGVLLAPLTADLCAEEPGEGDETGPGLSAICSPLRFREGGPGEHRSREDRSREQGPRGHDFREPPPREDRLREHTPQEYP; this is encoded by the coding sequence ATGGCGCACCATTTCGACCTCCTCGTCGTCGGCGGGGGCGTGATCGGCCTGTCGGTGGCGTGGCGCGCCGCCCGCCGGGGCCTGAGGGTGGCGCTGGCCGACCCCGCACCGGCCTCCGGCGCCTCGCACGCGGCGGCGGGCATGCTGGCCCCGGTCAGCGAGGTCACCTACACCGAGGAGCCGCTGCTGCGGCTGGGCCTGGCCTCCCTGGAACGCTGGCCCGCCTTCGCCGCCGAGCTGGCGGACGCGAGCGGGCACGACCTCGACTACCGCACCGACGGCACGCTCGACGTCGCCTTCGGCTCGGACGACCTGGCCGCGCTGGACGACCTCGCCGCCTTCACCGCCAAGCTGGGACTGCCCGCCGAACGGCTCACCGGCCGCGAGTGCCGCCGCCTGGAGCCCATGCTGGCCCCCGCCGTCCGCGGCGGCCTGCTGGCGGGCGGCGACGCCTGGGTGGACCCCCGGAGGGTCACCTCGGCACTCCTGGCGGCCCTGGAGCGCGCGGGCGGCGTCCTGGTGCGCGACCGCGCGGCCGAGCTGCTCACGACCTCGGGAAGGGCCACCGGGGTACGCCTGCCGAGCGGCGAGACCGTCGGGGCCGACCTGGTGATCCTCGCCGCCGGGGCCTGGTCGGGCTCCCTGGAGGGGGTGCCCCCCGAGGCGCTGCCCCCGGTACGGCCGGTCAAGGGCCAGATCATGCGGCTGCGCTCCCCCGCGCCGATCCTGCGGCGGTGCGTGCGCGGAGTGGTCCACGGCTCGCACGTCTACCTGGTGCCGCGCGGCGACGGCGAGACGGTCCTCGGCGCCACCCAGGAGGAGATGGGCTTCGACACCCGCGTCACCGCCGGGGGGCTGTGGGAGCTGCTGCGCGACGCGCGGGAGCTCGTCCCCGGGGTGACCGAGCTGGAGGTGGCCGAGGTCGCCGCGGGACTGCGTCCCGGCACCCCGGACAACCTGCCGCTGATCGGCCCCACTGTCGTCCCCGGCCTCCACCTGGCCACCGGGCACCACCGGGGCGGGGTCCTGCTCGCACCGCTCACCGCCGACCTCTGCGCCGAGGAACCGGGCGAGGGGGACGAGACGGGTCCGGGGCTCTCCGCGATCTGCTCACCCCTCCGCTTCCGCGAGGGCGGTCCCGGGGAACACCGTTCCCGGGAAGACCGCTCCCGGGAGCAAGGCCCTCGGGGACACGATTTCCGGGAACCCCCGCCGCGGGAAGACCGCCTGCGGGAGCACACACCGCAGGAGTACCCATGA
- the allB gene encoding allantoinase AllB → MSAGTEDVPDLVIRSRRVVLPRGEGPAAVAVRDGRIVGVHAHDAEPAAVERVDLGGVALLPGLVDTHVHVNEPGRTHWEGFASATRAAAAGGVTTIVDMPLNSLPPTVTADALAVKRRAADGQCAVDVAFWGGAVPGNVGDLRPLHEAGVRGFKCFLSPSGVDEFPPLDADGLRAAMVEIASFDGLLVVHAEDPALLADPEGPGYPEFLDSRPGEAERRAVERVAALAGETGVRAHILHVSSALCLEPLAKARREGVRLTAETCPHYLTLMAEEVPEGATQFKCCPPIRSSANRDELWRGLADGILDCVVSDHSPSTPDLKVPDFAAAWGGISSLQLGLTAVWTEAARRGHGLGDVVRWMAEHPAELAGLRGKGVIAEGAYADLVAFDADAVHTVDVSALHHRNPVTPYHGRTLTGVVRTTWLRGRVVGKDPLGTLL, encoded by the coding sequence ATGAGCGCAGGGACTGAGGACGTACCGGATCTGGTCATCCGGTCCCGCAGGGTCGTGCTGCCTCGGGGAGAGGGACCGGCGGCGGTCGCCGTACGGGACGGGAGGATCGTCGGGGTGCACGCCCACGACGCCGAGCCGGCCGCCGTCGAGCGGGTCGACCTCGGCGGCGTCGCGTTGCTGCCCGGCCTGGTCGACACCCACGTGCACGTCAACGAGCCCGGCCGCACCCACTGGGAGGGGTTCGCCTCCGCCACCAGGGCGGCCGCGGCGGGCGGGGTGACCACGATCGTGGACATGCCGCTCAACTCGCTGCCGCCGACCGTGACCGCGGACGCCCTCGCCGTGAAGAGGAGGGCCGCGGACGGGCAGTGCGCGGTGGACGTCGCCTTCTGGGGCGGGGCGGTCCCCGGCAACGTCGGGGACCTGCGGCCGCTGCACGAGGCGGGCGTGCGCGGGTTCAAGTGCTTCCTGTCCCCGTCGGGTGTGGACGAGTTCCCGCCGCTGGACGCGGACGGGCTGCGGGCCGCCATGGTGGAGATCGCCTCCTTCGACGGCCTGCTGGTCGTCCACGCCGAGGACCCCGCGCTGCTCGCCGACCCCGAGGGGCCGGGATACCCGGAGTTCCTCGACTCCCGGCCGGGAGAGGCCGAGCGCCGCGCCGTCGAACGGGTCGCCGCGCTGGCGGGGGAGACCGGGGTGCGGGCGCACATCCTGCACGTGTCGTCCGCGCTGTGCCTGGAACCGCTGGCGAAAGCCCGGCGGGAGGGGGTCAGGCTCACCGCGGAGACCTGTCCGCACTACCTCACCCTGATGGCCGAGGAGGTGCCCGAGGGCGCCACCCAGTTCAAGTGCTGCCCGCCGATCCGCTCCTCGGCCAACCGCGACGAGCTCTGGCGCGGCCTCGCCGACGGGATCCTCGACTGCGTCGTCTCCGACCACTCGCCGTCCACCCCCGACCTGAAGGTGCCCGACTTCGCCGCCGCCTGGGGCGGGATCTCCTCCCTCCAGCTCGGCCTGACCGCCGTCTGGACCGAGGCGGCCCGGCGCGGGCACGGCCTGGGCGACGTCGTCCGCTGGATGGCGGAACACCCGGCCGAGCTGGCCGGGCTGCGGGGCAAGGGCGTCATCGCCGAGGGCGCGTACGCCGACCTGGTCGCCTTCGACGCCGACGCCGTCCACACCGTGGACGTCTCCGCCCTGCACCACAGGAACCCGGTCACGCCCTACCACGGCAGGACGCTGACGGGGGTGGTCCGCACGACATGGCTGCGCGGCCGGGTCGTGGGGAAGGATCCCCTGGGCACCCTCCTGTAG
- a CDS encoding thiazole synthase yields the protein MADDLIIGGEKFSSRLIMGTGGAPSLEVLDQALAASGTELTTVAMRRLDPAARGSVLDVLRRRDIKVLPNTAGCFTAGEAVLTARLAREALETDWVKLEVIADERTLLPDPIETFDAAERLVADGFTVLPYIGDDPVLARRLEQAGCAAVMPLGAPIGSGLGIRNPHNIELIVEFASVPVILDAGIGTASDAALAMELGCDAVLLATAVTRAQRPDLMAQAMRSAVSAGRAARMAGRIPRRRYAEASSPSIDSPPVVHR from the coding sequence ATGGCAGACGATCTGATCATCGGCGGTGAGAAGTTCTCCTCCCGCCTCATCATGGGCACCGGGGGCGCTCCGTCCCTGGAGGTCCTCGACCAGGCGCTCGCCGCCTCGGGGACCGAGCTGACCACGGTCGCGATGCGGCGGCTCGACCCGGCAGCGCGGGGCTCGGTGCTCGACGTGCTGCGCCGGCGTGACATCAAGGTGCTGCCGAACACCGCGGGCTGCTTCACCGCCGGTGAGGCCGTGCTCACCGCCAGGCTGGCCAGGGAGGCGCTGGAGACGGACTGGGTCAAGCTGGAGGTCATCGCCGACGAGCGCACCCTGCTGCCCGACCCCATCGAGACCTTCGACGCGGCCGAGCGGCTGGTCGCCGACGGGTTCACGGTGCTGCCCTACATCGGCGACGACCCCGTGCTGGCACGCAGGCTGGAGCAGGCGGGCTGCGCGGCGGTGATGCCGCTGGGCGCGCCGATCGGCTCGGGGCTGGGCATCCGCAACCCGCACAACATCGAGCTGATCGTGGAGTTCGCGAGCGTGCCGGTGATCCTGGACGCCGGGATCGGCACGGCCAGCGACGCGGCACTCGCCATGGAACTGGGCTGCGACGCGGTTCTGCTGGCCACCGCGGTCACCCGGGCACAGCGTCCGGACCTGATGGCCCAGGCGATGCGCTCGGCCGTCTCCGCGGGCCGGGCCGCGCGTATGGCCGGGCGGATACCCCGGCGTCGCTACGCGGAAGCCTCCTCTCCCTCGATCGACAGCCCGCCGGTGGTTCATCGATAG
- a CDS encoding 8-oxoguanine deaminase gives MSSTLIENVHIAPVVGPEIPSGHIHVEGDRIVALGAGPAPDVPGAVRIDGTGCLATPGLVNTHHHLYQWASQGLAQDATLFEWLTALYQVWAAMDAEVVRGAAGAGLGYLALSGCTTSSDHHYIFPKGRGDLFAAEIEAAREVGLRFHPARGSMDRGRSQGGLPPDVVVERLDEILDATAEAVDTYHDPSFSSMLRVAVAPCSPFSVSADLMTEAAALARSKGVRLHTHLAETLDEEEHCLRQVGQRPVDYMEKLGWLGPDVWFAHAVHLSDGDIDVFAQTGTGSAHCPSSNGRLGAGIARVSEMLHRGANVGLGVDGSASAELTSLSGEMRQALLFQRARYGPTALTARQALEIATLGGARNLGREEELGSLEAGKLADIALWRTGAFASAVADPVCALVFGTRQPPLARLLVGGETVVEDDELRTVAQDELGRAGGEAHRRLMRLAEEQGFTAAKEVGG, from the coding sequence GTGAGTTCCACCCTGATCGAGAACGTCCACATCGCGCCGGTGGTGGGCCCGGAGATTCCCTCGGGGCACATCCACGTCGAGGGCGACAGGATCGTGGCCCTGGGCGCGGGCCCCGCGCCGGACGTCCCGGGGGCGGTCAGGATCGACGGCACCGGCTGCCTCGCCACCCCCGGCCTGGTCAACACCCACCACCACCTCTACCAGTGGGCCTCACAGGGGCTCGCCCAGGACGCCACCCTGTTCGAGTGGCTGACGGCGCTCTACCAGGTGTGGGCCGCGATGGACGCCGAGGTCGTCAGGGGCGCGGCGGGCGCGGGGCTGGGCTATCTGGCCCTGTCGGGCTGCACCACCTCCAGCGACCACCACTACATCTTTCCCAAGGGGCGCGGGGACCTGTTCGCCGCGGAGATCGAGGCGGCCCGGGAGGTCGGCCTCCGCTTTCACCCCGCCCGGGGCTCGATGGACCGGGGGAGGTCGCAGGGCGGCCTGCCGCCGGACGTCGTGGTCGAGCGGCTCGACGAGATCCTCGACGCGACGGCCGAGGCCGTCGACACCTACCACGACCCGTCCTTCTCCTCGATGCTCCGCGTCGCGGTCGCCCCCTGCTCGCCGTTCTCGGTCAGCGCCGACCTGATGACCGAGGCCGCCGCGCTGGCCAGGTCCAAGGGGGTGCGCCTGCACACCCACCTCGCCGAGACCCTCGACGAGGAGGAGCACTGCCTGCGGCAGGTCGGGCAGCGCCCGGTCGACTACATGGAGAAGCTCGGCTGGCTCGGCCCGGACGTGTGGTTCGCCCACGCCGTCCATCTGAGCGACGGTGACATCGACGTCTTCGCCCAGACCGGTACGGGTTCGGCGCACTGCCCCAGCTCCAACGGCCGCCTCGGCGCCGGGATCGCCCGCGTCTCCGAGATGCTCCACCGGGGCGCGAACGTCGGCCTGGGGGTGGACGGCAGCGCCTCCGCCGAGCTGACCTCGCTCTCCGGCGAGATGCGGCAGGCCCTGCTGTTCCAGCGGGCCAGGTACGGGCCCACCGCGCTCACCGCCCGCCAGGCCCTGGAGATCGCCACCCTCGGCGGGGCGAGGAACCTGGGCCGCGAGGAGGAGCTCGGCTCCCTGGAGGCCGGGAAGCTCGCCGACATCGCCCTCTGGCGCACCGGGGCATTCGCCTCCGCGGTCGCCGACCCGGTCTGTGCCCTGGTGTTCGGCACCCGGCAGCCCCCGCTGGCCCGGCTGCTGGTCGGCGGCGAGACCGTCGTCGAGGACGACGAGCTGCGTACCGTCGCCCAGGACGAGCTCGGCCGCGCGGGAGGCGAGGCGCACCGCCGGCTCATGCGCCTGGCCGAAGAGCAGGGCTTCACGGCGGCCAAGGAGGTCGGCGGATAG
- a CDS encoding NAD(P)/FAD-dependent oxidoreductase: MNHVVVVGAGLAGVRSVEALRARGFGGRITLIGEERHRPYDRPPLSKGVLLGETDSTVVDSDLDALEVDFRAGVSAKGLHPGVVETTEGELAYDGLVVATGARPIRLRGDGPQHVVRTIDDALRLRSLLSEGTRVAVIGAGWIGAEVATAARRAGCAVTVVEAAGTPLAAALGQVGAYTAPWYAEAGVDLRLGTMVASVEHGGLILADGSAVEADVVVTGVGVRPATEWLAGSGIRLDNGVVTDEHLRTSLPDVVAVGDCAAWWSRRYGIRLRVEHWDTALGAPDVAAATLVGDAAVYDPVPYFWSEQFGHMVQYAGHHDGARPIRRGDPEAEGKPRWAVCWVTEDDRLTAVLSVNRPRDLVQGRRLIEGGQRLDVDRLTDPAIALRDCTVA; encoded by the coding sequence GTGAATCATGTCGTGGTGGTTGGCGCCGGCCTGGCCGGCGTACGCAGCGTCGAGGCGTTACGGGCCCGTGGGTTCGGCGGCAGGATCACCCTGATCGGAGAGGAGCGGCACCGGCCCTATGACCGTCCGCCCCTGTCCAAGGGGGTGCTGCTCGGCGAGACCGACTCCACTGTCGTCGACTCCGACCTCGACGCCCTCGAGGTCGACTTCCGCGCGGGTGTGTCCGCCAAGGGACTGCACCCCGGCGTGGTCGAGACCACCGAGGGCGAACTGGCCTACGACGGCCTGGTCGTCGCCACCGGCGCCCGCCCGATCAGGCTGCGCGGAGACGGCCCCCAGCACGTGGTGCGCACCATCGACGACGCGCTCCGGCTGCGTTCCCTGCTCAGCGAGGGGACCAGGGTCGCCGTCATCGGCGCGGGCTGGATCGGCGCCGAGGTGGCCACCGCCGCCCGCAGGGCGGGCTGCGCCGTGACCGTCGTCGAGGCCGCCGGCACCCCGCTGGCCGCCGCGCTCGGCCAGGTCGGCGCGTACACCGCCCCCTGGTACGCCGAGGCGGGCGTCGACCTGCGCCTGGGCACCATGGTCGCCTCCGTCGAGCACGGGGGGCTCATCCTGGCCGACGGCTCCGCGGTGGAGGCCGACGTGGTCGTCACCGGAGTGGGCGTGCGGCCCGCGACCGAGTGGCTGGCCGGGTCCGGCATCAGGCTCGACAACGGCGTGGTCACCGACGAGCACCTGCGCACCTCGCTGCCCGACGTGGTCGCGGTGGGCGACTGCGCGGCCTGGTGGTCGCGCCGCTACGGCATCCGCCTCCGCGTCGAGCACTGGGACACCGCCCTGGGCGCCCCGGACGTCGCGGCGGCCACGCTCGTCGGCGACGCAGCCGTCTACGACCCGGTTCCCTATTTCTGGTCCGAGCAGTTCGGCCACATGGTCCAGTACGCCGGCCACCACGACGGCGCCCGCCCGATCCGGCGCGGCGACCCGGAGGCCGAGGGGAAGCCCAGGTGGGCGGTGTGCTGGGTGACCGAGGACGACCGGCTCACCGCGGTACTCTCGGTCAACCGCCCCCGCGACCTGGTCCAGGGGCGCCGCCTCATCGAGGGCGGGCAGCGCCTCGACGTCGATCGCCTCACCGACCCTGCGATAGCGTTGCGCGACTGTACGGTGGCGTAA